The proteins below are encoded in one region of Sideroxydans lithotrophicus ES-1:
- a CDS encoding YqgE/AlgH family protein, producing MSELNLTNHFLIAMPAMTDPFFAKSLTYVCEHNEQGAMGIVVNRPISLTLSELFAQINMPLKPAELEDVLVHFGGPVQTDRGFVLHDTIGQWQSTLQVNDRIGLTTSKDILQAVGEGQGPEHMLVTLGYAGWSEGQLEQELADNAWLSVPASAHILFDLPSEERLPAAMALLGIDFASLSDEAGHA from the coding sequence ATGTCCGAGCTGAATCTTACCAATCATTTTCTGATCGCCATGCCGGCGATGACCGATCCCTTTTTTGCCAAATCCCTCACTTATGTGTGTGAACACAACGAGCAGGGTGCGATGGGCATCGTGGTGAACCGCCCCATCAGCCTGACGCTGAGCGAACTGTTCGCGCAGATCAACATGCCGCTCAAGCCTGCCGAGCTGGAAGATGTGTTGGTGCACTTCGGCGGGCCGGTGCAGACCGACCGCGGTTTCGTGCTGCATGACACGATCGGCCAATGGCAATCGACACTGCAAGTCAACGACCGGATCGGCCTGACCACTTCCAAGGACATACTCCAGGCGGTAGGAGAAGGCCAGGGTCCCGAGCATATGCTGGTGACACTGGGTTATGCAGGATGGTCGGAAGGACAGCTGGAACAGGAGCTTGCAGACAATGCCTGGCTGAGCGTACCTGCATCCGCACATATCCTGTTCGACCTGCCATCCGAAGAGCGGCTGCCTGCCGCGATGGCGCTGCTCGGGATCGATTTCGCTTCATTGTCGGACGAGGCCGGACATGCCTAG
- the xth gene encoding exodeoxyribonuclease III, which yields MKLATWNVNSLKVRLPHLLEWLAANPVDVVCLQETKSEDKNFPLAELQQAGYQVAFSGQKTYNGVAILSRQPIGDVQCGIPGFEDEQKRVIAATIDGVRVVCVYVPNGQEVGSDKYQYKLKWLAAITAWLKEELAKHPRLALLGDYNIAPEDRDVHDPVAWQGNVLVSAPERDAFKALLQLGLRDAFRLFEQAEKSYSWWDYRMMAFRRNMGLRIDHILISPALQCSACHIDKAPRKLERPSDHTPVVAEVA from the coding sequence ATGAAGCTGGCGACATGGAACGTCAATTCGCTCAAGGTGCGTCTGCCGCATCTGCTTGAATGGCTGGCGGCGAACCCTGTGGATGTAGTGTGTCTGCAAGAGACCAAGAGCGAGGACAAGAACTTTCCATTGGCCGAGTTGCAGCAGGCCGGATACCAGGTCGCTTTCAGCGGACAGAAGACCTATAACGGCGTGGCGATCCTCAGTCGCCAGCCGATCGGCGACGTGCAATGCGGCATACCGGGTTTCGAGGATGAACAGAAGCGCGTTATCGCGGCGACCATAGACGGCGTACGTGTCGTGTGCGTGTATGTTCCCAATGGCCAGGAAGTCGGCTCCGATAAGTATCAATACAAACTCAAATGGCTGGCCGCGATCACTGCGTGGCTGAAAGAAGAACTGGCGAAACATCCCAGGCTGGCGTTGCTGGGCGATTACAACATCGCCCCGGAAGACCGGGACGTTCACGATCCGGTGGCATGGCAGGGCAACGTGCTGGTCAGCGCACCGGAGCGGGACGCCTTCAAAGCCTTGCTGCAACTGGGGCTGCGCGATGCCTTCCGGTTATTCGAACAGGCTGAAAAAAGCTATTCATGGTGGGATTACCGCATGATGGCATTCCGCCGCAACATGGGTTTGCGCATCGACCATATTCTCATCAGTCCGGCGTTGCAGTGCAGCGCATGCCATATCGACAAAGCGCCGCGCAAACTGGAGCGGCCATCCGATCACACGCCGGTGGTGGCCGAGGTGGCATGA
- a CDS encoding glutaredoxin family protein, which translates to MMKKCLLLLSLLMFTNAHAGELYRSIDSSGKVHYGDSPLQDSEDVEELKVGKEPTPDEPLPYETQRAKQNFPVTLYTFPGCGSGCDQARDLLSKRGVPFTEKSLVQQEDIEAFRKASGDSQIPAVSIGNTWVKGFLAEQWNNELDIAGYPKKVLTYRPPRPATPAAAQPAQ; encoded by the coding sequence ATGATGAAGAAATGCTTATTGCTGCTGAGTCTGTTGATGTTCACAAACGCACATGCTGGCGAGCTGTATCGTTCCATCGATAGCAGTGGCAAGGTTCATTACGGCGATAGCCCGCTGCAAGACTCCGAAGATGTGGAAGAACTGAAAGTGGGCAAAGAGCCAACACCAGACGAGCCTCTTCCTTACGAAACGCAACGTGCCAAGCAGAACTTTCCCGTTACATTGTATACATTTCCAGGTTGCGGTTCCGGCTGTGATCAGGCAAGGGATTTGCTGAGCAAGCGCGGAGTCCCTTTCACGGAAAAGAGCCTGGTACAGCAGGAAGACATCGAGGCTTTCCGCAAAGCCTCCGGCGATAGCCAGATACCTGCAGTATCTATCGGCAATACGTGGGTCAAGGGCTTTCTGGCCGAACAATGGAACAACGAACTGGATATCGCCGGATACCCCAAGAAAGTGCTCACTTATCGTCCTCCTCGTCCGGCTACTCCGGCAGCTGCCCAGCCTGCGCAATGA
- the ruvX gene encoding Holliday junction resolvase RuvX translates to MAAHRFSGTLLAFDFGTKRIGVAVGNTVSATARPLTTIGAEKNDLRFAAIAELLKEWQPAALVVGLPCNDDGTPHEMTALSRRFANRLKGRFNLPTLLIDERYTSAAASSALDKEGIHGRKQKNLIDQYAAQQILQAYFDEPSAGTNA, encoded by the coding sequence ATGGCTGCTCACAGGTTTTCAGGCACCTTACTCGCATTCGACTTTGGCACCAAACGCATCGGCGTCGCAGTCGGCAATACCGTCTCCGCTACAGCCCGGCCACTCACCACTATCGGTGCAGAGAAGAACGACCTGCGTTTTGCCGCCATCGCCGAGCTGCTCAAGGAGTGGCAACCTGCAGCACTGGTCGTCGGATTGCCGTGCAACGACGACGGCACGCCGCACGAAATGACGGCGCTGTCCCGCCGTTTCGCCAACCGGCTGAAAGGACGCTTCAATTTGCCTACCTTGTTGATTGATGAGCGTTATACTTCCGCCGCCGCGAGCTCGGCGCTGGATAAGGAAGGGATACATGGCAGGAAACAAAAGAACCTCATCGATCAGTATGCGGCGCAGCAGATACTGCAGGCGTATTTTGACGAACCCAGCGCAGGAACCAACGCATGA
- a CDS encoding dihydroorotase → MNIHIKNGRLIDPHNKIDATQDVFIADKRIAAIGKAPQGFAAEQVIDAGGLIVMPGLVDVAARLREPGYEYKATLESEMDAAMAGGVTSLSCPPDTDPPLDEPGLVEMLKHRARLLNQARVFPVGALTYGLKGAELTEMIELAEAGCKAFSQADALLTDTRVLMRAMQYAATFGYRVWLRPQDAFLAKDGVAHDGEVATRLGLPAIPVVAETIALATMLQLARETGVKLHVCRISSAEGVDMVRAAKRQGLAVTCDVSMNHVHLSEMDIGFFDANCRLMPPLRNLRDKAALRAGLLDGTIDAICSNHSPVDEDAKQLPFAEAEAGATGMELLLPLVLKWAEQEKVPLLDALARVTINPAQLLGVKTGHLSVGAHADVCVFDPAITWKVEPAALKSQGKNTPFNGYTMQGKARHTIVEGKVAYSL, encoded by the coding sequence ATGAATATCCATATCAAGAACGGTCGCCTGATCGACCCACACAACAAGATCGATGCCACGCAGGATGTGTTCATCGCGGACAAGCGCATCGCTGCAATCGGCAAAGCACCGCAGGGATTTGCCGCCGAGCAGGTGATCGATGCCGGCGGGCTGATCGTCATGCCGGGACTGGTGGATGTCGCAGCGCGCTTGCGCGAGCCGGGTTACGAGTACAAGGCCACGCTGGAATCGGAAATGGATGCGGCGATGGCGGGTGGGGTGACCTCCTTGTCCTGCCCTCCCGATACCGATCCGCCGCTGGATGAGCCGGGGCTGGTGGAGATGCTGAAACACCGTGCGCGTTTGCTCAATCAGGCACGGGTGTTTCCCGTGGGCGCGCTGACATACGGATTGAAGGGTGCCGAACTGACCGAGATGATCGAGCTCGCCGAGGCCGGTTGCAAAGCTTTCAGCCAGGCCGATGCGCTGCTTACCGACACGCGTGTGCTGATGCGCGCCATGCAATACGCGGCGACCTTCGGCTATCGAGTGTGGCTGCGTCCGCAAGATGCATTCCTCGCCAAGGATGGCGTTGCGCATGACGGCGAAGTGGCAACACGCCTCGGCCTGCCCGCGATACCGGTGGTGGCGGAAACCATAGCGCTTGCAACCATGCTGCAGCTGGCAAGGGAGACTGGCGTGAAGCTGCATGTTTGCCGTATCTCCAGCGCGGAGGGAGTGGATATGGTGCGTGCCGCAAAACGCCAGGGACTGGCAGTGACCTGCGATGTATCGATGAACCACGTGCACCTGTCCGAGATGGACATCGGCTTTTTCGATGCCAACTGCCGCCTGATGCCGCCATTGCGCAACTTGCGCGACAAAGCTGCGCTGCGAGCCGGCCTGCTGGATGGCACCATCGATGCGATCTGTTCCAACCACTCTCCGGTCGACGAAGATGCCAAGCAGCTGCCATTCGCCGAGGCCGAAGCAGGCGCAACCGGCATGGAATTGCTGCTGCCGCTGGTACTGAAATGGGCCGAGCAGGAAAAAGTGCCGTTGTTGGATGCACTGGCGCGGGTGACCATCAACCCTGCGCAACTGCTAGGCGTCAAGACCGGTCATCTGAGCGTGGGCGCACATGCCGACGTGTGCGTGTTCGATCCGGCGATCACCTGGAAAGTCGAGCCAGCCGCACTCAAGAGCCAGGGCAAGAATACGCCGTTCAACGGCTATACCATGCAAGGCAAGGCAAGGCACACCATCGTTGAGGGCAAAGTCGCCTATTCCTTATAG
- a CDS encoding aspartate carbamoyltransferase catalytic subunit translates to MNNPQLNKHGELQHLLTTEGLPVRILRDILDKASGFVNLADGREIKKIPLLHGKSVFNIFFENSTRTRTTFEIAAKRLSADVVNLNIGSSSTSKGETLLDTVDNLCAMHADMFVVRHSTSGAAHLIARHVAPEIHVINAGDGRHAHPTQALLDMYTIRHYKKEFHNLRVAIVGDVLHSRVARSQIHALTTLGVPEVRVVAPKTLLPSHVEKLGVQVYHDMAQGLKDVDVVMMLRLQNERMQGALLPSAQEYFKYYGLTQERLALAKSDAIVMHPGPMNRGVEIDSSVADGMQSVILPQVTFGIAVRMAVMSTLAGNK, encoded by the coding sequence ATGAATAATCCCCAGTTAAACAAGCACGGCGAGCTTCAGCATCTGCTGACCACTGAGGGATTGCCGGTCCGCATCCTGCGCGACATCCTCGACAAGGCCTCCGGCTTTGTGAACCTGGCCGACGGGCGCGAAATCAAGAAGATCCCGCTTTTGCACGGCAAATCGGTGTTCAACATTTTCTTCGAAAACAGCACGCGCACGCGCACCACGTTCGAGATCGCCGCCAAGCGCCTGTCAGCGGATGTGGTAAACCTCAACATCGGATCTTCCAGCACCAGCAAGGGCGAGACGCTGCTGGATACAGTGGACAACCTGTGCGCGATGCATGCCGACATGTTCGTGGTGCGTCATTCCACGAGTGGCGCGGCGCACCTGATCGCCCGGCATGTGGCGCCGGAGATCCACGTGATCAACGCCGGCGACGGCCGCCATGCGCACCCTACCCAGGCGCTGCTCGACATGTATACCATCCGCCATTACAAGAAGGAATTCCATAACCTGCGTGTCGCCATCGTCGGCGATGTCCTGCACTCGCGCGTGGCACGTTCGCAGATCCATGCGTTGACCACCCTGGGTGTGCCGGAGGTGCGCGTAGTTGCGCCCAAGACGCTGCTGCCCAGCCATGTCGAGAAGCTCGGCGTGCAGGTCTACCACGACATGGCCCAAGGTTTGAAGGATGTCGATGTGGTGATGATGCTGCGCTTGCAGAACGAACGCATGCAGGGTGCCTTGTTGCCTTCGGCGCAGGAATATTTCAAATATTACGGCCTGACCCAGGAGCGGCTGGCGCTGGCGAAAAGCGATGCCATCGTGATGCACCCTGGACCGATGAATCGCGGCGTGGAGATCGACTCCAGCGTAGCTGACGGTATGCAATCGGTCATCCTGCCGCAAGTCACCTTCGGCATCGCGGTGCGCATGGCGGTTATGAGCACGCTGGCGGGGAATAAATAG
- a CDS encoding M3 family metallopeptidase: MNPLLDFSGLPRFAEIKPEHVTPAIDELLTRNRALTARLLQDTVEPGWGNFVQPFEDANEQLSRAWGQVGHLNMVMNSPELREVYNANLPKVTQYYAELAQNLALYQKYKAIRNGNGYAELNAAQKKVIENELRDFRLGGAELPEEKKARFMQVQEDLSALCSKFSDNLLDATNAYSCVVEDEQDISGIPADERQVAAEAATEAGKKGWLFTLKAPSYGPVMQYADSRDLRERMYRAFTTRASELLADGSKMDWNNTPLMSRILKLRAEEAQMLGFPNYAELSLASKMAETPRQVAGFLLELAQRARPFAEKDLDELRAFAAAQLNMQDLQAWDIGYASEKLRQQRYAFSEQEVKQYFPEDAVRAGLFGLVETLFGLRIEPSTAPVWHDTVRFFDIRDDNGQLIGQFYLDLYARASKRGGAWMDDAITRRRTAKGIQTPVAYLNCNFASPLGGKPALFTHDEVNTLFHEFGHGLHHLLTQVEELGVSGISGVEWDAVELPSQFMENFCWEWDVLQGMTRHSETGEKLPRALFDKIIAAKNFQSGLQMLRQIEFSLFDLRLHSDYDANGKQSVQQLLDAVRKEVAVLIPPSFNRFQNSFSHIFAGGYAAGYYSYKWAEVLSADAYSLFEENGVLDAATGSHFRQEILAVGGSRDAMDSFIAFRGREPKIDALLRHNGLVTD; the protein is encoded by the coding sequence ATGAATCCATTATTAGATTTCAGTGGTCTGCCGCGTTTTGCGGAGATCAAACCCGAACATGTGACCCCGGCCATCGATGAGCTGTTGACGCGCAATCGCGCGCTGACGGCCAGGTTGCTGCAAGATACGGTTGAACCAGGCTGGGGAAATTTCGTGCAACCGTTCGAGGACGCGAATGAACAGCTGTCGCGAGCCTGGGGGCAGGTCGGGCATCTCAACATGGTGATGAATTCGCCGGAATTGCGCGAGGTATACAACGCCAATCTGCCCAAGGTCACGCAATATTACGCGGAGCTTGCGCAGAATCTGGCGCTCTACCAGAAGTACAAGGCTATCCGCAATGGCAATGGCTATGCGGAGTTGAATGCTGCGCAGAAGAAAGTCATCGAGAATGAGCTGCGCGATTTCCGTCTCGGCGGCGCAGAACTGCCGGAAGAGAAAAAGGCGCGCTTCATGCAGGTGCAGGAAGATCTCTCCGCCCTGTGCTCGAAGTTTTCCGATAACCTGCTGGATGCGACGAATGCTTACAGCTGCGTGGTCGAGGACGAGCAAGACATCTCCGGCATTCCCGCCGATGAACGCCAGGTTGCTGCAGAAGCGGCGACTGAAGCCGGCAAGAAGGGCTGGCTGTTTACGCTGAAAGCGCCATCCTATGGCCCGGTCATGCAGTATGCCGACAGCCGGGATCTGCGCGAACGCATGTACCGCGCTTTTACCACGCGTGCCAGCGAGCTGCTGGCAGACGGCAGCAAGATGGACTGGAACAACACGCCGCTGATGTCACGGATACTGAAGCTGCGCGCGGAAGAAGCGCAAATGCTGGGCTTCCCCAACTATGCCGAGCTGTCGCTGGCAAGCAAGATGGCTGAAACCCCCCGGCAAGTGGCGGGTTTCCTGCTGGAATTGGCGCAACGTGCCAGGCCATTTGCCGAAAAGGATCTGGATGAACTACGCGCATTCGCGGCAGCGCAATTGAACATGCAGGATCTGCAGGCGTGGGACATCGGTTATGCGAGCGAAAAATTGCGTCAGCAGCGCTATGCGTTCTCCGAACAGGAAGTGAAGCAATATTTCCCGGAAGACGCGGTGCGTGCGGGGCTGTTCGGGTTGGTGGAGACGCTGTTCGGCCTCAGGATCGAGCCTTCCACTGCGCCGGTGTGGCACGATACCGTGCGCTTTTTCGACATCCGCGACGACAATGGGCAGCTGATCGGCCAGTTCTATCTTGACCTGTATGCCCGTGCCAGCAAGCGCGGCGGTGCATGGATGGACGACGCCATCACGCGGCGGCGTACAGCCAAGGGCATCCAGACGCCGGTCGCCTATCTCAACTGCAACTTTGCTTCCCCGCTCGGCGGCAAACCCGCACTGTTCACTCACGATGAAGTGAATACCCTGTTCCATGAATTCGGTCACGGTCTGCATCACTTGCTCACCCAAGTGGAAGAGCTGGGCGTGTCCGGCATCAGCGGTGTGGAATGGGATGCGGTCGAGCTGCCCAGCCAGTTCATGGAAAATTTCTGCTGGGAATGGGATGTGCTGCAGGGCATGACGCGCCACAGCGAAACCGGGGAAAAGTTGCCCAGGGCATTGTTCGACAAGATAATCGCGGCCAAGAACTTCCAGAGCGGCCTGCAGATGTTGCGCCAGATCGAGTTCTCCCTGTTCGATCTGCGCTTGCACAGCGACTACGATGCAAATGGAAAGCAGTCAGTACAGCAATTGCTCGACGCAGTGCGCAAGGAAGTTGCGGTATTGATCCCGCCTTCGTTCAACCGTTTCCAGAACAGCTTCTCGCACATCTTTGCCGGCGGTTATGCGGCCGGATATTATAGTTACAAGTGGGCCGAGGTGCTTTCGGCAGATGCATACAGTTTGTTCGAAGAGAACGGCGTGCTGGATGCCGCCACCGGCAGCCACTTCCGCCAGGAGATCCTGGCGGTGGGCGGCAGCCGCGATGCGATGGATTCCTTCATTGCGTTCCGCGGGCGCGAGCCAAAGATCGACGCGCTTTTGCGGCATAACGGGTTGGTGACAGATTGA